The Sesamum indicum cultivar Zhongzhi No. 13 linkage group LG6, S_indicum_v1.0, whole genome shotgun sequence genome has a segment encoding these proteins:
- the LOC105165251 gene encoding uncharacterized protein LOC105165251, with amino-acid sequence MGTLHFNFPAFVNPISNQTSMHRFAKIESPKPNFQFWRYHKIGVRISKFSRKYFYSNSQSDGVEDQQSSIQELRVPTHWLEPSRASEEAEWLRVTLHKWLDDEYCPEATNVEISRVAAASFYKSLVEKRAELGEILLKMAVELESISYQESFHGAFSSANAAVNLIVERILQE; translated from the exons ATGGGAACTCTACACTTCAATTTCCCGGCATTCGTTAACCCAATCAGCAATCAAACTAGTATGCACAGATTCGCAAAGATTGAATCGCCAAAAcctaattttcaattttggcgCTATCACAAAATTGGCGTTAGAATTTCCAAATTCtccagaaaatatttttactcgAATTCTCAGAGCGATGGCGTAGAAGATCAGCAGAGTTCCATTCAAGAGCTAAGGGTTCCGACCCATTGGTTGGAGCCTTCAAGAGCCTCAGAG GAAGCAGAGTGGCTCAGAGTAACACTTCACAAATGGTTGGACGATGAGTACTGCCCAGAGGCCACTAATGTAGAAATAAGCAGAGTTGCTGCTGCTTCGTTCTACAAATCACTGGTGGAAAAAAGAGCTGAGTTGGGGGAGATTCTGCTAAAAATGGCTGTTGAGTTGGAGTCTATATCCTACCAAGAAAGCTTTCATGGAGCATTCTCCTCAGCGAACGCAGCAGTGAATCTTATTGTTGAACGGATATTGCAGGAGTAA